Proteins from a genomic interval of Kitasatospora kifunensis:
- a CDS encoding APC family permease: MTDTLRPPATSSTVTVSTAEAPRGLQRSLGVVGGTLLTLSCVTPASSLFVIVPSLFNALGTATALTIGVGALICVAVAFCYSELGTLIPSAGGEYAMVGTLAGRFAGWLVFIQSLIVVMIVPSVIAIGTAAYLAPIVHVSGPVAGAAVMLAATVAGLLDLRANAWITGIFLVLEVIAAGVVSILGFAHSQRGVGSLFHGVLADSHGATSTVGLGAIMAAMGTALFVTQGFSTAIYLSEELENPRRNVARTVLWTLGLSAVVIMVPVIAITLGAPDLATLTGGDISGMVAGWSDSALGTFISLCIALAIINAGIVMVIQNSRVLFASGRDKAWPEPVNKAFGTLNRFNAPWIATLAVGIPGAVLCFIPGQLLTNITGVAVAALYLLVAVAALFARRGAHKHTPAWRQPLWPVLPVLLIVALGYTLTQLDSKALIWTGVITAVASLYWVFYLRPRQATRWVITLPEDERI, translated from the coding sequence ATGACCGACACGCTTCGCCCACCCGCCACCAGCTCCACCGTGACGGTCAGTACTGCCGAGGCCCCCCGAGGGCTGCAGCGCTCGCTCGGCGTCGTGGGCGGAACACTGCTCACGCTCTCCTGCGTCACGCCGGCCTCCTCGCTCTTCGTGATCGTGCCCAGCCTCTTCAACGCGCTGGGCACCGCGACCGCGCTGACCATCGGCGTCGGCGCGCTGATCTGCGTCGCGGTGGCCTTCTGCTACTCCGAGCTGGGCACCCTGATCCCCAGCGCGGGCGGCGAGTACGCGATGGTGGGCACGCTGGCCGGGCGGTTCGCCGGCTGGCTGGTCTTCATCCAGTCGCTGATCGTGGTGATGATCGTCCCCTCGGTGATCGCGATCGGCACGGCCGCCTACCTCGCCCCGATCGTGCACGTCAGCGGTCCGGTGGCGGGCGCGGCGGTGATGCTGGCCGCCACCGTCGCCGGTCTGCTGGACCTGCGCGCCAACGCCTGGATCACCGGCATCTTCCTGGTCCTGGAGGTGATCGCGGCCGGCGTGGTCTCGATCCTCGGCTTCGCGCACAGCCAGCGCGGGGTGGGCAGCCTGTTCCACGGCGTGCTGGCCGACAGCCACGGCGCCACCAGCACGGTGGGCCTGGGCGCGATCATGGCCGCGATGGGCACCGCGCTCTTCGTCACCCAGGGCTTCAGCACCGCGATCTACCTCTCCGAGGAACTGGAGAACCCGCGCCGCAACGTGGCCCGCACCGTGCTGTGGACGCTGGGCCTGTCGGCGGTGGTCATCATGGTCCCGGTGATCGCGATCACCCTGGGCGCGCCCGACCTGGCCACGCTGACCGGCGGCGACATCTCCGGCATGGTGGCCGGCTGGAGCGACTCGGCGCTCGGCACCTTCATCAGCCTGTGCATCGCGCTGGCCATCATCAACGCCGGCATCGTCATGGTGATCCAGAACTCCCGGGTGCTGTTCGCCTCGGGCCGCGACAAGGCCTGGCCCGAGCCGGTCAACAAGGCCTTCGGCACGCTGAACCGGTTCAACGCCCCGTGGATCGCCACCCTGGCGGTCGGCATCCCCGGCGCGGTGCTCTGCTTCATCCCCGGCCAGCTGCTGACCAACATCACCGGTGTCGCGGTCGCCGCGCTCTACCTGCTGGTCGCCGTCGCCGCCCTGTTCGCCCGTCGCGGCGCGCACAAGCACACCCCCGCCTGGCGCCAGCCGCTGTGGCCGGTGCTGCCCGTACTGCTGATCGTCGCCCTCGGCTACACGCTGACCCAGCTGGACAGCAAGGCGCTGATCTGGACCGGTGTGATCACCGCCGTCGCCTCGCTCTACTGGGTGTTCTACCTGCGCCCGCGTCAGGCGACCCGCTGGGTGATCACGCTGCCGGAGGACGAGCGGATCTAA
- the mycP gene encoding type VII secretion-associated serine protease mycosin: MALGRRLSRIAAVGAVFGVLGGTAAAPAVAADPPGTHWSPLSISAAGDCTFPAKDVPATPWALQRVLLDQLWQNNTVTGSGVLVAVIDTGVDNQNPQLAGKVQNGPTLLVDKNTNQPVAGGSTTDTVGHGTKVAGIIAAAHRDGVGFVGLAPGAQILSIRQNDDAGSGNVQTLAQAIQDAVNANAQVINISQDVRGTNADGSFGGSADLQSAIALAEAHNVVVVAASGNDGQEGATYPASYPSVLAVGASDRNNERASFSEYGDFVKVAAPGVDMLSTVPGGGQCVDNGTSFAAPYVAGVAALLRGEHKDWTAQQIRTRIEQTAQRTQRGPDKYLGWGVVDPVKAVTDTDPPTNDPVQAPPVQLAGSAILPQPLGLGETQADRDRRTATYVLGSAVLVVALLFGGFVVLRDHRRRS; this comes from the coding sequence GTGGCGTTGGGGCGAAGGCTGAGCCGGATCGCGGCGGTCGGCGCGGTGTTCGGTGTGCTGGGCGGGACGGCCGCCGCGCCCGCCGTGGCCGCGGATCCGCCCGGCACGCACTGGTCGCCGCTGAGCATCTCGGCGGCCGGTGACTGCACCTTCCCCGCCAAGGACGTGCCGGCCACCCCGTGGGCGCTGCAACGGGTGCTGCTCGACCAGCTCTGGCAGAACAACACGGTCACCGGCAGCGGGGTGCTGGTCGCGGTGATAGACACCGGCGTGGACAACCAGAACCCGCAGCTGGCCGGCAAGGTGCAGAACGGTCCCACGCTGCTGGTGGACAAGAACACCAACCAGCCGGTGGCCGGGGGTTCGACCACCGACACGGTCGGCCACGGCACCAAGGTGGCCGGCATCATCGCCGCCGCGCACCGCGACGGCGTCGGTTTCGTGGGACTGGCGCCCGGCGCCCAGATCCTGTCGATCCGGCAGAACGACGACGCGGGCAGCGGCAACGTGCAGACCCTGGCCCAGGCGATCCAGGACGCGGTCAACGCCAACGCCCAGGTCATCAACATCTCGCAGGACGTCCGGGGCACCAACGCCGACGGCAGTTTCGGTGGCAGCGCCGACCTCCAGAGCGCGATCGCCCTGGCCGAGGCGCACAACGTGGTGGTGGTCGCGGCCTCCGGCAACGACGGCCAGGAGGGCGCGACCTACCCGGCCTCCTACCCCTCGGTGCTCGCGGTCGGCGCCTCGGACCGCAACAACGAGCGCGCCTCCTTCTCCGAGTACGGAGACTTCGTGAAAGTCGCGGCCCCCGGCGTCGACATGCTCTCCACCGTCCCCGGCGGCGGCCAGTGCGTGGACAACGGCACCAGCTTCGCCGCCCCGTACGTGGCCGGGGTGGCCGCGCTGCTGCGCGGCGAGCACAAGGACTGGACGGCCCAGCAGATCCGGACCCGGATCGAGCAGACCGCGCAGCGCACCCAGCGCGGCCCCGACAAGTACCTCGGTTGGGGCGTGGTCGACCCGGTCAAGGCGGTCACCGACACCGACCCGCCGACCAACGACCCGGTGCAGGCTCCGCCCGTCCAGCTGGCGGGCTCCGCGATCCTGCCGCAGCCGCTGGGCCTGGGCGAGACCCAGGCCGATCGCGACCGGCGCACCGCCACCTATGTGCTCGGCAGCGCGGTCCTGGTGGTGGCGCTGCTCTTCGGCGGCTTCGTGGTGCTGCGCGACCACCGCCGCCGGAGCTGA
- a CDS encoding WXG100 family type VII secretion target, translated as MADGHIKVDFATIQNAGSEVRATATRIQQQLDDLKAGVTRIASSWTGAAQEGYQARQAIWDSKANDLHTTLNQIAAALDNAHQSYTQTETANAQIWAGN; from the coding sequence ATGGCTGACGGACACATCAAGGTCGATTTCGCCACCATCCAGAACGCGGGCTCCGAGGTCCGCGCCACCGCCACCCGGATCCAGCAGCAGCTGGACGACCTCAAGGCGGGCGTCACCCGGATCGCCAGCTCCTGGACCGGTGCGGCGCAGGAGGGCTACCAGGCCCGCCAGGCCATCTGGGACTCGAAGGCCAACGACCTGCACACCACGCTGAACCAGATCGCCGCCGCGCTGGACAACGCTCACCAGAGCTACACCCAGACCGAGACGGCCAACGCCCAGATCTGGGCCGGCAACTAG
- a CDS encoding WXG100 family type VII secretion target has protein sequence MAGQFTTTAEEMRSFSGKITEVNSQVQGEIAKLNGLISSIASGWQGAAATQYHQLQEKWNDDATALNKVLDEIRQAIDATTAKYSATEEDQRSSLSGVQGA, from the coding sequence ATGGCTGGTCAGTTCACGACGACCGCTGAGGAGATGCGGTCGTTCTCGGGCAAGATCACCGAGGTCAACTCGCAGGTCCAGGGCGAGATCGCCAAGCTCAACGGGTTGATCAGCTCGATCGCCAGTGGCTGGCAGGGTGCGGCTGCGACCCAGTACCACCAGCTGCAGGAAAAGTGGAACGACGACGCGACCGCCCTCAACAAGGTGCTGGACGAGATCCGTCAGGCGATCGATGCCACCACCGCCAAGTACTCCGCGACCGAAGAGGACCAGCGCTCCTCGCTGAGCGGCGTCCAGGGCGCCTGA